A part of Paludisphaera rhizosphaerae genomic DNA contains:
- a CDS encoding glycosyltransferase: MLKVLQLIPTLDRSGAEKQMVMLSKDLPRDRFTVEAAVLTRSGPLEAELTAAGVPVTSIAKRHKVDPWALGRLTRFIEAGKFDVVQTWIFAANAYGRIAAKRAKVPVVVTAEMAVDLWKGPIERYVDRKLATSCDRLVGNSNAVVDFYMGMGLPADRMEMIYSGIADEPPPADVDPAAVKTEIGFPPDASLALFAGRLAPQKRVADLLKTLDLLQHVQPDLRTAIVGDGPLRSTLEKLAVQYELSEKVRFLGHRDDIQRLMAASDVVVLPSEYEGLPNVVLEAMMLSKPVVATAAPGTTEVVVDGVTGLLAPVGNLPLLARGLRDLIRDPRRARALGAAGRERALADFRADAMVARFADLYERLAAAKGLRVVPSRSAAT; this comes from the coding sequence GTGCTGAAGGTATTGCAACTGATCCCCACGCTCGACCGCTCGGGCGCCGAGAAGCAGATGGTGATGCTGTCGAAGGACCTCCCTCGCGACCGCTTCACCGTCGAGGCCGCCGTGCTGACGCGCTCCGGCCCGCTGGAGGCCGAGCTGACCGCCGCCGGCGTTCCGGTGACGTCGATCGCCAAGCGGCACAAGGTCGACCCCTGGGCGCTGGGGCGGCTCACCCGGTTCATTGAGGCCGGCAAGTTCGACGTGGTGCAGACCTGGATCTTCGCCGCCAACGCCTACGGCCGGATCGCCGCGAAGCGGGCCAAGGTCCCGGTGGTCGTCACCGCCGAGATGGCCGTCGACCTTTGGAAAGGGCCGATCGAGCGTTACGTCGACCGCAAGCTGGCGACGTCCTGCGACCGACTGGTGGGGAACTCGAACGCGGTCGTCGACTTCTACATGGGGATGGGCCTGCCGGCCGACCGGATGGAGATGATCTACTCGGGGATCGCCGACGAGCCCCCGCCGGCCGACGTCGACCCGGCAGCCGTCAAAACCGAGATCGGCTTCCCGCCGGATGCGTCGCTGGCCCTCTTCGCCGGCCGGTTAGCCCCGCAGAAGCGGGTGGCCGACCTGCTCAAGACCCTGGACCTGTTGCAGCACGTTCAGCCGGACCTCCGCACGGCGATCGTCGGCGACGGACCGCTCCGCTCGACCCTGGAGAAGCTCGCCGTCCAGTACGAGCTGAGTGAGAAGGTCCGATTTCTTGGGCACCGCGACGACATCCAACGGCTGATGGCCGCCTCTGACGTGGTCGTCCTCCCCAGCGAGTACGAGGGGCTGCCGAACGTGGTTTTGGAGGCGATGATGCTCTCCAAGCCGGTCGTCGCCACCGCCGCGCCGGGGACCACGGAGGTCGTCGTCGACGGCGTCACGGGTCTGCTCGCGCCGGTGGGGAACCTCCCCTTGCTCGCCCGAGGCCTGCGCGACCTGATCCGCGACCCCCGCCGCGCCCGGGCCCTCGGCGCCGCCGGCCGCGAACGGGCCCTGGCCGACTTCCGCGCCGACGCCATGGTCGCCCGCTTTGCCGACCTCTACGAACGCCTCGCCGCCGCCAAGGGCCTCCGCGTCGTTCCCTCACGCTCCGCCGCGACCTGA
- a CDS encoding glycosyltransferase family 4 protein — protein MTEPSPSPLRLALLSRRFPPLIGGAERVLAYLAEALAAEGADVSVLTSAVGEAAGLPEREEIDHPRSRGGGRLTIHRLRTSPLRFVGTWLYMRNLRRWLASNPVDLAYVSMLKHDAYVAVGAGEERGFPVVLRPEGAGDTGDVAWQAKGNFGAKIAHRCKQADAFVAISKAVRDELSRSGYDEAKIHDLPNGVPIPPRLWQRREGWRDAPRAAFVGRLAPEKGVDSLLHAWPIVRRAFPSARLTLIGEGPERPRLAKLAEELKLGPDAFAMPGASNDVEGALRGSDLFVLPSNEEGMSIALLEAMALGIPVVASAIPGNRRLISDFKHGRLTPPREPEALAQTIVEQWSTFDRAFHMSRAARGRVEQQFSIRAVARKHLDLFRELIARRRSIGST, from the coding sequence GTGACCGAACCCTCCCCCTCCCCACTCAGGCTGGCCCTGCTCTCCCGCCGCTTCCCCCCGCTGATCGGCGGGGCTGAGCGCGTGCTGGCCTATCTGGCGGAGGCCCTGGCCGCCGAGGGAGCCGACGTCTCGGTGCTGACCTCGGCCGTCGGCGAGGCGGCGGGTTTGCCCGAACGCGAGGAGATCGACCACCCGCGCTCTCGGGGGGGCGGGCGGTTGACGATCCATCGGCTGCGGACCTCGCCGCTGCGGTTCGTCGGGACCTGGCTTTACATGCGGAACCTCCGCCGCTGGCTGGCGTCCAACCCGGTCGACCTGGCGTACGTCTCGATGCTCAAGCACGACGCCTACGTGGCCGTCGGCGCGGGCGAGGAGCGAGGCTTCCCGGTCGTCCTCCGGCCCGAGGGGGCCGGCGATACGGGGGACGTGGCCTGGCAGGCGAAGGGGAACTTCGGCGCGAAGATCGCCCACCGCTGCAAGCAGGCCGACGCCTTCGTCGCCATCTCGAAGGCCGTCCGCGACGAACTCTCCCGATCCGGGTACGACGAGGCGAAGATCCACGACCTCCCCAACGGCGTGCCGATCCCCCCCCGGCTCTGGCAGCGTCGCGAGGGCTGGCGCGACGCCCCCCGCGCGGCGTTCGTCGGCCGGCTGGCGCCCGAGAAGGGGGTGGACTCCCTCCTCCACGCCTGGCCGATCGTCCGTCGGGCCTTCCCCTCAGCGCGGCTCACGCTGATCGGCGAGGGGCCGGAGCGTCCCCGCCTGGCGAAGCTGGCCGAGGAGCTGAAGCTGGGCCCAGACGCCTTCGCCATGCCGGGGGCCTCGAACGACGTGGAGGGGGCCCTGCGCGGGTCGGACCTCTTCGTCTTGCCGTCGAACGAGGAAGGGATGAGCATCGCCCTGCTGGAGGCGATGGCCCTGGGGATTCCCGTCGTGGCCTCGGCGATTCCGGGGAACCGTCGGTTGATCTCTGACTTCAAGCACGGTCGACTGACGCCCCCCCGCGAACCGGAGGCGCTGGCGCAGACGATCGTCGAGCAGTGGTCCACGTTCGATCGGGCCTTTCACATGAGCCGGGCGGCGCGGGGCCGCGTCGAGCAGCAGTTCTCGATCCGGGCCGTGGCTCGCAAGCATCTGGATCTGTTCCGGGAATTGATCGCCCGCCGGCGATCGATCGGGTCGACCTGA
- the hpt gene encoding hypoxanthine phosphoribosyltransferase, with amino-acid sequence MSVDVLIPEAAIRDRLRELGGEVARDYAGKPLTIVAVLTGSLIALADLIRAVDVPHRIGLVHASSYRGATTTASTLVINETLAPDVADRDVLLLDDILDTGQTLAALVDHIAQRGAKSVRTAVLLRKIGRQTVPIEPDYCGFTIPDAFVVGYGLDYDDDYRHLPYVGVLKT; translated from the coding sequence GTGTCCGTCGACGTCCTGATCCCCGAAGCGGCCATCCGTGACCGTCTCCGCGAGTTGGGGGGCGAGGTCGCCCGCGACTACGCCGGCAAACCTCTAACCATCGTGGCGGTCCTGACCGGCAGCCTGATCGCCCTGGCCGACCTGATCCGCGCCGTCGACGTCCCCCACCGGATCGGCCTGGTCCACGCCAGCAGCTATCGAGGCGCCACCACGACGGCCTCCACCCTGGTCATCAACGAGACCCTCGCCCCCGACGTGGCCGATCGCGACGTCCTGCTCCTCGACGACATTCTGGACACGGGCCAGACGCTCGCGGCCCTGGTGGACCACATCGCCCAGCGCGGGGCGAAGAGCGTCAGAACGGCCGTCCTGTTGCGGAAGATCGGCCGCCAGACGGTTCCGATCGAGCCCGATTACTGTGGGTTCACGATCCCGGACGCCTTCGTCGTCGGCTACGGCCTGGACTACGACGACGACTACCGCCACCTCCCCTACGTCGGCGTTCTCAAGACCTGA
- a CDS encoding RNA polymerase sigma factor — translation MLEAPAVASIPDEALVPRARQGDPAAREELFLRHRDDAYRTAYRLLGDEHDALDVVQESLLKAFARLHEFDGRGGFRFWLIRIVTNTALDQGRRRKRSKLVNLEGEPTSPSLDDDPARGLQRTDLRRALDGALDRLSPILRATFVMFAEAGLSYKEIAEAQNVPIGTVMSRINAARRKLQESLDWDRLKGLD, via the coding sequence ATGCTGGAAGCCCCGGCCGTCGCATCCATCCCCGACGAGGCGCTGGTACCGAGGGCCCGGCAAGGCGACCCGGCGGCCCGCGAGGAGCTTTTCCTCCGCCACCGCGACGACGCCTACCGCACAGCCTACCGCCTCCTGGGAGATGAACACGACGCGCTGGATGTGGTCCAGGAATCGCTGCTGAAAGCCTTCGCCCGCCTGCACGAGTTCGACGGTCGCGGCGGCTTCCGATTCTGGCTCATCCGCATCGTGACCAACACGGCCCTCGATCAAGGCAGACGGCGCAAGCGAAGTAAACTGGTGAATTTGGAAGGGGAGCCGACGAGTCCATCGCTCGACGACGACCCGGCCCGGGGCCTCCAGCGGACGGACCTCCGCCGGGCGCTCGACGGGGCGCTTGACCGGCTTTCTCCGATCCTTCGGGCGACGTTCGTGATGTTCGCGGAGGCCGGGTTGAGCTACAAGGAGATCGCCGAGGCCCAGAACGTCCCGATCGGCACCGTGATGAGTCGGATCAACGCAGCTCGCCGCAAGTTGCAGGAATCGCTCGACTGGGACCGCCTCAAGGGGCTCGACTGA
- a CDS encoding DUF433 domain-containing protein, with the protein MVPVITEYIAIRPGCNGGKPHIAGHRIKVQHVAVWHERLGMSAEEIVATYPTLSLPAVYAALAYYHSHRDEIDADIAADEKFVAEQKAKAGPSLVAEKLKRLHAQDDSVSPG; encoded by the coding sequence ATGGTCCCCGTCATCACCGAATACATCGCGATCCGTCCCGGCTGCAACGGCGGCAAACCGCACATCGCCGGCCATCGGATCAAGGTCCAGCACGTCGCCGTCTGGCATGAGCGTCTGGGGATGTCGGCCGAGGAAATCGTCGCGACCTATCCAACGCTGAGCCTCCCCGCCGTCTACGCCGCCCTGGCTTATTACCATTCCCACCGAGACGAGATCGACGCCGACATCGCCGCCGACGAGAAGTTCGTCGCCGAGCAGAAGGCGAAGGCCGGCCCGTCGCTCGTCGCGGAGAAACTGAAGCGGCTCCATGCCCAGGACGATTCGGTTTCACCTGGATGA
- a CDS encoding DUF5615 family PIN-like protein codes for MPRTIRFHLDENCDPRIARGLRRHQVDVTTSQEVGLLTALDDDQHAFAKAEGRVIITQDTDFLRIHASGAAHSGIAFYPSQSRSIGEVVRAVLLIWEHLEPHEMANHVEHL; via the coding sequence ATGCCCAGGACGATTCGGTTTCACCTGGATGAGAACTGCGACCCGAGGATCGCTCGGGGGCTGCGTCGTCACCAGGTCGACGTCACGACCAGTCAGGAGGTGGGGCTCCTGACCGCGCTCGACGACGATCAGCACGCTTTCGCAAAGGCCGAAGGTCGGGTCATTATTACTCAGGATACGGATTTCCTCCGCATCCACGCTTCCGGCGCGGCGCACTCGGGGATCGCCTTCTACCCGTCGCAGAGCAGGTCCATCGGCGAGGTGGTGCGAGCAGTCCTGCTCATCTGGGAGCACCTCGAACCACACGAGATGGCGAACCATGTCGAGCATCTCTGA
- a CDS encoding class I fructose-bisphosphate aldolase: MASAISEHLGSEAESLLSYTCKAIPKESLHLPGPDFVDRIFIPSDRNQRVLGSLSWMFNAGRLAGTGYLSILPVDQGIEHSAGASFAKNPAYFDPENIVKLAIDGGCNAVASTFGVLGMVARKYAHKIPFMVKINHNELLTYPNKADQIMFGKIKEAHDMGCASVGATIYFGSENASRQIVEVAEAFHQAHELGMATVLWCYLRNNAFKSDKDYHVAADLTGQANHLGVTIEADIIKQKLPENNGGFKALNMGGSSYGKLDERMYTELCSDHPIDLCRYQIANCYMGRAGLINSGGASGKNDFAEAVKTAVINKRAGGMGLISGRKAFQRPMAEGVKLLNAIQDVYLDKSVTIA, encoded by the coding sequence ATGGCGTCCGCGATCAGCGAACACCTCGGAAGCGAAGCCGAAAGCCTCCTCAGCTACACCTGCAAGGCGATCCCCAAGGAGTCGCTCCATCTCCCCGGCCCCGACTTCGTCGACCGGATCTTCATCCCCAGCGACCGCAATCAGCGGGTGCTCGGCAGCCTCTCGTGGATGTTCAACGCGGGCCGGCTGGCCGGCACCGGCTACCTCTCGATCCTCCCCGTCGACCAGGGCATCGAGCACTCGGCCGGCGCCAGCTTCGCCAAGAATCCGGCCTACTTCGACCCCGAGAACATCGTCAAGCTGGCCATCGACGGCGGCTGCAACGCCGTCGCCAGCACCTTCGGCGTCCTGGGCATGGTCGCCCGCAAGTACGCCCACAAGATCCCGTTCATGGTCAAGATCAACCATAACGAGCTCTTGACCTACCCCAACAAGGCCGACCAGATCATGTTCGGCAAGATCAAGGAAGCCCACGACATGGGCTGCGCCTCCGTCGGCGCGACGATCTACTTCGGCTCGGAGAACGCCAGCCGTCAGATCGTCGAGGTCGCCGAGGCCTTCCACCAGGCCCACGAGCTGGGGATGGCCACCGTCCTGTGGTGCTACCTCCGCAACAACGCCTTCAAGTCCGACAAGGACTATCACGTCGCCGCCGACCTCACCGGCCAGGCCAACCACCTGGGCGTGACCATCGAGGCCGACATCATCAAGCAGAAGCTCCCGGAGAACAACGGCGGCTTCAAGGCCCTGAACATGGGCGGCTCCAGCTACGGCAAGCTCGACGAGCGGATGTACACGGAGCTGTGCTCCGACCATCCCATCGACCTCTGCCGCTACCAGATCGCCAACTGCTACATGGGCCGCGCGGGGCTGATCAACTCGGGCGGAGCCAGCGGCAAGAACGACTTCGCCGAGGCCGTGAAGACCGCCGTCATCAACAAGCGGGCCGGCGGCATGGGCCTGATCTCCGGCCGTAAGGCCTTCCAGCGGCCGATGGCCGAGGGCGTCAAGCTCCTCAACGCCATCCAGGACGTCTACCTCGACAAGTCGGTCACCATCGCCTGA
- a CDS encoding DUF1552 domain-containing protein, translating to MKSAMIDRRTCLKGLGVSLALPLLDVMGSTVRGETSRPPVRLGFMYMPHGVITDQFWPADPATFLTSPPPALASLRPVLDQCLLMKGISGVPISPYNGAPHALELSTWLTAILPNPERRNEIDIAISADQIAANHLGAFTTLPSLELATMPQTWKENQEGLNEAYYSHCSFRSPTQPVPAEVNPRNVLNRLFNKQDQPARGGSSTPMSPLDQRMLDIVLGGAKQLRQTLPAADRRKLDEYLDSVRSVERRIAAIEFRQKEAALERAGVRSSRRDDSDSPPIEIKIPEGDKRSEYMQVMCDLNVLAFQTDTTRVSTYIGSTPNGVSYPELGFNDKHHSQTHHNNEADKVRKVAAITAFNIEQFAYMVKKLHSLREGDGTLLDNCIMMWGSGLEDGNKHTRENLPFILAGKGGGSIRTGRFVTGSRGNQGDLLTTLLTCAGIPMDRPIGIATKQLKEIGPASGS from the coding sequence ATGAAGAGCGCGATGATCGATCGCCGGACCTGCCTGAAAGGGCTGGGTGTCTCGCTGGCCTTGCCCCTCCTGGACGTCATGGGCTCGACGGTCCGGGGCGAGACGTCCAGGCCACCAGTCCGGCTGGGGTTCATGTACATGCCGCACGGCGTGATCACGGATCAGTTCTGGCCCGCCGACCCGGCGACCTTCCTGACGTCGCCGCCGCCGGCGCTGGCGTCGCTGCGGCCCGTGCTCGACCAGTGTCTGCTGATGAAGGGGATCTCGGGGGTTCCGATCTCGCCCTACAACGGCGCGCCCCACGCGCTCGAACTCTCTACCTGGCTCACGGCGATCCTGCCGAATCCCGAGCGGCGGAATGAGATCGACATCGCGATCTCCGCTGACCAGATCGCCGCGAATCACCTGGGGGCCTTCACCACGTTGCCGTCCCTGGAACTGGCCACGATGCCCCAGACCTGGAAGGAGAACCAGGAAGGACTGAACGAGGCGTATTACTCGCACTGCAGCTTCCGGTCCCCCACCCAGCCCGTCCCCGCCGAGGTCAATCCGCGCAACGTCCTCAACCGCCTGTTCAACAAGCAGGACCAACCGGCCCGCGGCGGCTCGTCGACGCCGATGAGTCCCCTGGACCAGCGCATGCTGGACATCGTCCTGGGCGGGGCGAAGCAACTGCGTCAAACACTCCCCGCCGCCGACCGGCGCAAGCTGGACGAGTATCTCGACAGCGTGCGCTCAGTGGAACGGCGCATCGCCGCCATCGAATTCCGCCAGAAAGAAGCGGCCCTGGAGCGAGCCGGCGTCCGATCCAGCCGACGCGACGACTCCGATTCCCCGCCCATCGAGATCAAGATCCCGGAGGGAGACAAGCGGAGCGAGTACATGCAGGTCATGTGCGATCTGAACGTGCTGGCGTTTCAGACGGACACGACCCGAGTTTCGACCTACATCGGCTCGACGCCGAACGGGGTCTCCTATCCCGAGCTTGGATTCAACGACAAGCATCACTCCCAGACTCACCACAACAACGAGGCGGACAAGGTCAGGAAGGTGGCCGCGATCACGGCCTTCAACATCGAGCAGTTCGCCTACATGGTGAAGAAGCTGCACAGCCTGCGAGAGGGCGACGGCACGCTTCTGGACAACTGCATCATGATGTGGGGGTCCGGCCTCGAAGACGGCAACAAACACACGCGGGAGAACCTCCCGTTCATCCTCGCGGGCAAGGGAGGCGGCTCCATTCGTACGGGTCGTTTCGTGACGGGCTCCCGTGGAAATCAGGGGGATCTGCTGACGACCTTGCTGACCTGCGCCGGCATCCCCATGGACCGCCCGATCGGGATCGCGACGAAACAGCTGAAGGAGATCGGCCCCGCTTCTGGAAGCTAA
- a CDS encoding DUF1592 domain-containing protein, which yields MILAAALGVIWPRPIVVAAQAVADEDVAALKVDAEKSFNARVAPFIKTYCLSCHSNKKPTEGGVNFSPALKDPGNLAFGKQWKKAVARVKAHDMPPDDVDKQPSDADRQMFVDWLAKLKFLGRKDPGPFIIRRLTKTEYGNTLHDLFGVDPAIADELPDEVSGEGYLNSLSPLQLEQYLAIAEKVAARILAPENAPPTEIERRLFGEVPPPEADARSAAREVAQSMARKAYRRPPSQAEVDCLLEVFDLGRQSELAYRSSLRLMLKAILVSPQFLFITPAGEPNPKAEIVPLDDHQLASRLSYLLWATMPDDELMALADSGKLHEPSVLKAQAKRLLADPRSRALFDGFGAQWLGVDKLADQTFDAEKFPQMTGEVRAAMYDEARLFFESIVRENRSVIGFVDGDYTYLNEALAAIYGMEGTVTGSELRRVQLSDGNRGGILGMPGVLAATSFPNRTSPVKRGVWVLEQVLGDHVPPAPPDVPALDQQDPGAVAKLTLRQRTELHRTNIVCANCHKTLDPIGFGLENFDAIGRWREKDENGGAIDAAGELPGGKHFSTPKELKAMIAGRVDDFSRNLVERLLAYALCRRLSGYDETVVDTLVQDVAADGYRMQTLISAVVTSYPFTHRRVR from the coding sequence ATGATTCTTGCGGCGGCATTGGGCGTCATTTGGCCGCGGCCGATCGTCGTCGCGGCTCAGGCCGTCGCGGATGAGGATGTCGCCGCGCTCAAGGTGGACGCCGAGAAAAGCTTCAACGCTCGCGTGGCGCCGTTCATCAAGACCTATTGCCTGTCCTGCCACTCCAACAAGAAGCCGACCGAGGGGGGAGTCAACTTCTCGCCGGCGCTCAAGGACCCCGGCAACCTGGCTTTCGGCAAGCAGTGGAAGAAGGCCGTCGCCCGGGTGAAGGCGCACGACATGCCGCCGGACGACGTGGACAAGCAGCCGAGCGACGCCGATCGCCAGATGTTCGTCGATTGGCTGGCGAAGTTGAAGTTCCTCGGCCGAAAGGACCCAGGGCCTTTCATCATCCGGCGGTTGACCAAGACGGAATACGGCAATACCCTGCACGACCTCTTCGGCGTCGATCCGGCGATCGCCGATGAATTGCCCGACGAGGTGAGCGGCGAGGGCTATCTCAACTCGCTCTCGCCTCTGCAGTTGGAGCAATATCTGGCGATCGCCGAGAAGGTGGCGGCTCGGATTCTCGCGCCCGAAAACGCCCCGCCCACGGAGATCGAACGGCGGCTGTTCGGCGAAGTGCCTCCCCCCGAGGCCGACGCTCGCTCGGCGGCCCGCGAGGTCGCCCAGTCGATGGCGCGGAAGGCCTATCGACGGCCCCCGTCGCAGGCTGAAGTCGACTGCCTGCTGGAGGTGTTCGACCTGGGAAGGCAGAGCGAACTCGCCTATCGATCGTCCCTCCGATTGATGCTCAAGGCGATCCTGGTCTCACCCCAGTTCCTGTTCATCACGCCGGCCGGTGAGCCCAACCCCAAGGCGGAGATCGTCCCGCTCGACGACCATCAGCTCGCGTCTCGGTTGTCCTATTTGCTATGGGCGACCATGCCCGACGACGAGCTGATGGCGCTGGCGGACAGCGGAAAGCTCCATGAGCCGTCGGTCCTCAAAGCGCAGGCCAAACGCTTGCTGGCGGACCCCCGCTCGCGGGCTCTCTTCGACGGGTTCGGCGCACAGTGGCTGGGGGTCGACAAGCTGGCGGACCAGACGTTCGACGCCGAGAAGTTCCCGCAAATGACCGGCGAAGTCCGCGCGGCCATGTACGATGAAGCCCGTCTCTTCTTCGAGAGCATCGTACGAGAAAACCGCAGCGTCATCGGGTTCGTCGATGGTGACTACACCTATCTCAATGAGGCTCTGGCCGCGATCTACGGCATGGAGGGAACGGTCACCGGGTCGGAGTTGCGGCGGGTCCAATTGAGCGACGGGAATCGAGGTGGAATTCTGGGGATGCCCGGCGTGCTCGCGGCGACCTCGTTCCCCAATCGGACGAGCCCCGTCAAACGCGGTGTGTGGGTGCTCGAACAGGTGCTCGGCGACCATGTCCCCCCCGCCCCGCCGGACGTGCCGGCCCTGGACCAACAGGATCCGGGGGCGGTCGCAAAGCTGACCCTCCGCCAGCGCACCGAACTGCACCGCACAAACATTGTCTGCGCCAATTGCCACAAGACGCTCGACCCAATCGGATTCGGCCTCGAGAACTTCGACGCCATCGGTCGATGGCGTGAGAAGGACGAGAACGGCGGGGCGATCGACGCCGCGGGCGAACTCCCGGGCGGGAAGCATTTTTCGACCCCCAAGGAGTTGAAGGCCATGATCGCCGGCCGGGTCGATGATTTCTCCCGGAACCTGGTGGAACGACTCCTGGCGTATGCCCTCTGCCGAAGGCTGTCAGGCTACGACGAGACCGTGGTCGATACTCTGGTGCAGGACGTCGCCGCGGATGGGTACCGGATGCAGACGCTCATCAGCGCGGTCGTGACCAGCTACCCCTTCACGCATCGCCGAGTCCGGTGA